Proteins from one Pseudomonas bijieensis genomic window:
- the gatA gene encoding Asp-tRNA(Asn)/Glu-tRNA(Gln) amidotransferase subunit GatA gives MHHMTLAEIARGLADKKFSSEELTKVLLARIAQLDPQLNSFISLTEELALGQAKAADARRANGESGALLGAPIAHKDLFCTQGIRTSCGSKMLDNFKAPYDATVVAKLAAAGTVTLGKTNMDEFAMGSANESSYYGAVKNPWNREHVPGGSSGGSAAAVAARLLPAATATDTGGSIRQPAAFTNLTGLKPTYGRVSRWGMIAYASSLDQGGPLARTAEDCAILLQGMAGFDPNDSTSIDEPVPDYSASLNGSLQGLRIGVPKEYFSAGLDPRIAELVHNSVKALEKLGAVIKEISLPNMQHAIPAYYVIAPAEASSNLSRFDGVRFGYRCENPENLIDLYKRSRGEGFGAEVQRRIMVGAYALSAGYYDAYYLKAQKIRRLVKNDFMAAFNEVDIILGPTTPNPAWKLGAKNSDPVAEYLEDVYTITANLAGLPGLSMPAGFVDGLPVGVQLLAPYFQEGRLLNVAHQYQLNTDWHTRTPTGF, from the coding sequence ATGCATCACATGACCCTGGCCGAGATCGCCCGCGGACTCGCCGACAAGAAGTTTTCCTCCGAAGAACTGACCAAGGTCCTGCTGGCGCGCATCGCCCAGCTCGACCCGCAGCTCAACAGCTTCATCAGCCTCACCGAAGAGCTGGCCCTGGGCCAGGCCAAGGCCGCCGACGCCCGGCGCGCCAACGGTGAGAGCGGCGCCCTGCTCGGTGCCCCGATCGCCCATAAAGACCTGTTCTGCACCCAGGGCATCCGTACCAGTTGCGGCTCGAAGATGCTCGACAACTTCAAGGCACCGTACGACGCCACCGTGGTCGCCAAGCTGGCCGCCGCCGGCACCGTGACCCTGGGCAAGACCAACATGGACGAATTCGCCATGGGCTCGGCCAACGAGTCGAGCTACTACGGCGCGGTCAAGAACCCGTGGAACCGGGAACACGTACCGGGCGGTTCGTCCGGCGGTTCGGCCGCCGCCGTGGCCGCGCGCCTGCTGCCAGCCGCTACCGCCACCGACACCGGCGGCTCGATTCGCCAACCAGCGGCGTTCACCAACCTCACAGGCCTCAAGCCCACCTACGGCCGCGTCTCGCGCTGGGGCATGATCGCCTACGCCTCCAGCCTCGACCAGGGTGGCCCGCTGGCGCGCACTGCCGAAGACTGCGCGATCCTGCTGCAAGGCATGGCTGGCTTCGACCCGAACGACTCCACCAGCATCGATGAACCGGTGCCGGACTACAGCGCCAGCCTAAACGGCTCGCTGCAAGGCCTGCGCATCGGCGTACCGAAGGAATACTTCAGCGCCGGTCTCGACCCGCGCATCGCCGAGCTGGTGCACAACAGCGTCAAGGCGCTGGAGAAGCTCGGCGCGGTCATCAAGGAAATCAGCCTGCCGAACATGCAGCACGCAATTCCCGCGTACTACGTAATCGCCCCGGCGGAAGCGTCCTCGAACCTGTCGCGCTTCGACGGCGTGCGCTTCGGCTATCGCTGCGAGAACCCGGAAAACCTGATCGACCTGTACAAGCGTTCCCGCGGCGAAGGCTTCGGCGCCGAAGTGCAGCGCCGGATCATGGTCGGCGCCTACGCGCTGTCCGCTGGCTACTACGATGCCTACTACCTCAAGGCGCAGAAAATCCGCCGCCTGGTGAAGAACGACTTCATGGCCGCCTTCAACGAAGTCGACATCATCCTCGGCCCGACCACGCCGAACCCGGCCTGGAAACTCGGCGCCAAGAACAGCGACCCGGTCGCCGAGTACCTGGAAGACGTCTACACCATCACCGCCAACCTCGCCGGCTTGCCGGGCCTGTCCATGCCGGCCGGCTTCGTCGATGGCCTGCCGGTGGGCGTACAGCTGCTCGCGCCGTATTTCCAGGAAGGCCGCCTGTTGAACGTTGCCCATCAGTATCAGCTGAACACTGACTGGCACACCCGCACCCCAACCGGCTTCTGA
- a CDS encoding Maf family protein, producing the protein MKPLYLASGSPRRRELLTQIGVPFTAVSADIDETPLAHETPSAYVERLARGKAEAGRRALRADVDGCVLGADTAVVLDGRILGKPLDQADAMTMLLSLSGREHEVLTAIAILDGQHCESRVVRSLVRFRSITEQEAAAYWASGEPRDKAGGYGIQGLGAVFVAGLEGSYSAVVGLPLCETAELLGHFGIPCWQTLSAR; encoded by the coding sequence ATGAAGCCGCTTTACCTCGCCTCAGGCTCACCGCGTCGGCGTGAGCTGCTCACGCAGATCGGCGTACCGTTTACCGCCGTCAGCGCGGACATCGACGAAACTCCCCTGGCTCACGAAACCCCATCGGCTTATGTCGAGCGCCTGGCACGCGGCAAGGCCGAGGCCGGGCGACGGGCCTTGCGCGCCGATGTGGATGGCTGCGTGCTAGGTGCGGACACCGCCGTGGTGCTGGACGGGCGGATTCTCGGCAAGCCACTGGACCAGGCCGACGCCATGACGATGCTCTTGAGCCTGTCCGGTCGCGAACATGAAGTACTGACTGCCATCGCCATACTGGATGGGCAGCATTGCGAATCTCGCGTGGTGCGCAGCCTGGTGCGCTTTCGTTCGATCACGGAGCAGGAAGCGGCGGCCTACTGGGCCAGTGGCGAACCCCGGGACAAGGCCGGCGGCTATGGCATCCAGGGTTTGGGGGCGGTTTTTGTCGCCGGGCTTGAGGGCAGTTATTCGGCCGTGGTCGGCCTGCCGCTGTGCGAAACCGCAGAACTACTGGGCCATTTCGGCATACCCTGTTGGCAAACCTTGAGCGCGCGCTGA
- the mreD gene encoding rod shape-determining protein MreD, whose product MSSTQSGNGWMVWLTFAIGLLLSVSPLPQFMEILRPLWLALLLAFWALALPHKVGMVTAWCLGLAEDVLYGTLLGQNALILTLITFLVLSLQQRLRMFPMWQQCLVILVIFGLAQLVQLWLSALTGNRQPTLALVLPALVSALLWPWVSFGLRGLRLRFKIN is encoded by the coding sequence ATGAGCAGTACCCAATCCGGTAACGGCTGGATGGTCTGGCTGACCTTCGCCATCGGCCTGTTGCTCAGCGTTTCGCCGCTGCCGCAGTTCATGGAAATCCTGCGCCCACTGTGGCTGGCCCTGTTGCTGGCCTTCTGGGCACTGGCCTTGCCGCACAAGGTCGGCATGGTCACCGCCTGGTGTCTGGGCCTGGCCGAGGATGTGCTCTATGGCACGCTGCTGGGGCAGAACGCGCTGATCCTGACGTTGATCACCTTCCTGGTGCTGTCGCTGCAACAACGCCTGCGAATGTTCCCCATGTGGCAACAGTGCCTGGTGATCCTGGTGATCTTTGGCCTGGCGCAACTGGTGCAACTGTGGCTCAGCGCACTGACCGGCAATCGCCAGCCGACCCTGGCCCTGGTGCTGCCGGCTCTGGTCAGCGCCTTGCTCTGGCCTTGGGTGAGCTTCGGTTTGCGTGGCCTGCGTCTGCGTTTCAAAATCAACTGA
- the mreB gene encoding rod shape-determining protein MreB, producing MFKKLRGMFSSDLSIDLGTANTLIYVRERGIVLNEPSVVAIRTHGNQKSVVAVGTEAKRMLGRTPGNIAAIRPMKDGVIADFSVCEKMLQYFINKVHENSFLQPSPRVLICVPCKSTQVERRAIRESALGAGAREVFLIEEPMAAAIGAGLPVEEARGSMVVDIGGGTTEIALISLNGVVYAESVRVGGDRFDEAIITYVRRNYGSLIGESTAERIKQEIGTAYPGGEVREVDVRGRNLAEGVPRAFTLNSNEVLEALQESLATIVQAVKSALEQSPPELASDIAERGLVLTGGGALLRDLDKLLAQETGLPVIVAEDPLTCVARGGGRALEMMDKHTMDLLSSE from the coding sequence ATGTTCAAGAAACTGCGTGGCATGTTTTCCAGCGATCTCTCCATTGACCTGGGCACTGCCAACACCCTTATTTACGTGCGCGAGCGCGGTATCGTCCTGAATGAACCCTCGGTCGTGGCCATCCGCACCCACGGTAACCAGAAGAGCGTCGTGGCTGTCGGCACCGAAGCCAAGCGCATGCTGGGCCGTACACCGGGCAACATCGCGGCCATTCGTCCGATGAAAGACGGCGTGATCGCCGACTTCAGCGTCTGCGAAAAGATGCTGCAGTACTTCATCAACAAGGTTCACGAAAACAGCTTCCTGCAGCCCAGCCCTCGCGTGCTGATCTGCGTTCCATGCAAGTCCACCCAGGTAGAGCGTCGGGCTATCCGTGAGTCGGCCCTCGGTGCCGGTGCCCGTGAAGTGTTCCTGATCGAAGAACCCATGGCCGCTGCCATCGGTGCCGGTCTGCCGGTGGAAGAAGCCCGTGGCTCGATGGTCGTTGACATCGGTGGCGGTACCACTGAAATCGCGCTGATCTCCCTCAACGGTGTGGTCTATGCCGAATCCGTGCGTGTGGGCGGCGACCGTTTCGACGAAGCGATCATCACTTATGTGCGTCGCAACTACGGCAGCCTGATCGGCGAATCCACCGCCGAGCGTATCAAGCAGGAAATCGGCACGGCCTACCCGGGCGGTGAAGTGCGTGAAGTCGACGTACGCGGCCGTAACCTGGCCGAAGGCGTTCCACGGGCCTTTACCCTCAACTCCAACGAAGTGCTCGAAGCGCTGCAAGAGTCGTTGGCGACCATCGTCCAGGCCGTCAAGAGCGCCCTGGAACAGTCGCCGCCGGAGCTGGCATCGGATATCGCCGAGCGCGGCCTGGTGCTGACCGGTGGTGGCGCACTGCTGCGTGACCTCGACAAACTGCTGGCCCAGGAAACCGGCCTGCCGGTGATCGTGGCCGAAGACCCGTTGACCTGCGTTGCCCGCGGCGGTGGCCGTGCATTGGAAATGATGGACAAGCACACCATGGACCTGCTCTCCAGCGAATAA
- the gatC gene encoding Asp-tRNA(Asn)/Glu-tRNA(Gln) amidotransferase subunit GatC — MALERSDVEKIAHLACLGLNEADLPHITSALNSILGLVDEMQAVNTDGIEPLAHPLEASQRLRADVVTESNHREAYQSIAPAVENGLYLVPKVID, encoded by the coding sequence ATGGCGCTTGAACGCTCCGACGTGGAAAAAATCGCTCATCTGGCCTGTCTGGGCCTCAATGAAGCCGATCTTCCACACATCACTTCTGCCCTGAACAGCATTCTGGGGCTGGTCGACGAGATGCAGGCGGTCAATACCGACGGCATCGAACCACTGGCTCACCCACTGGAAGCCAGCCAGCGCCTGCGCGCCGACGTCGTGACCGAGTCCAATCACCGCGAGGCCTACCAGTCCATCGCACCAGCGGTCGAAAACGGCCTGTACCTGGTTCCGAAAGTCATCGACTAA
- the mreC gene encoding rod shape-determining protein MreC produces the protein MRLLVLTVLSVALMVVDARFTVLKPVRSQMSLVLMESYWITDLPQRLWQGVASQFGSRTELVAENEKLKTENLLLQGRMQKLAALTEQNVRLRELLNSSALVNEKVEVAELIGMDPNPFTHRILINKGERDGVVLGQPVLDARGLMGQVVELMPYTSRVLLLTDTTHSIPVQVNRNGLRAIASGTGNPERLELRHVADTADIKEGDLLVSSGLGQRFPAGYPVATVKEVIHDSGQPFAIVRAVPTAALNRSRYLLLVFSDNRTPEERANDAAAAQEAQDRQGGESVAPAPAVPAPVPATVPKPQAPASAAPAAPTPAPAAAPATPAAKPTRSSTHAPASQPARPAAKPPASTPDTAPATRGAREE, from the coding sequence GTGCGCCTGTTGGTGCTGACCGTGCTATCGGTCGCGCTGATGGTGGTCGATGCCCGTTTCACGGTGCTCAAGCCAGTGCGCAGCCAGATGTCGCTGGTGTTGATGGAATCCTACTGGATCACCGATCTGCCGCAGCGGTTGTGGCAAGGTGTGGCCAGTCAGTTTGGCAGCCGGACCGAGCTGGTCGCCGAAAACGAAAAACTCAAGACCGAAAACCTGCTGTTGCAGGGACGCATGCAGAAGCTGGCGGCCCTCACCGAGCAGAACGTTCGGCTGCGCGAGTTGCTCAACTCTTCCGCGCTGGTCAACGAGAAGGTCGAAGTGGCCGAGTTGATCGGCATGGACCCCAACCCCTTCACCCACCGCATCCTGATCAACAAGGGCGAGCGTGACGGTGTGGTCCTCGGCCAGCCGGTGCTCGATGCCCGTGGCCTGATGGGCCAGGTGGTGGAGTTGATGCCTTATACCTCCCGCGTCCTGTTGCTGACCGATACCACCCACAGCATTCCGGTGCAGGTCAACCGCAACGGCCTGCGGGCGATCGCCAGCGGCACCGGCAACCCGGAACGCCTGGAGCTGCGGCACGTGGCCGATACCGCCGACATCAAGGAAGGCGACCTGCTGGTCAGCTCCGGTCTTGGCCAGCGCTTCCCGGCTGGGTATCCGGTGGCGACGGTCAAGGAAGTCATTCATGACTCCGGCCAGCCGTTCGCCATCGTGCGCGCGGTGCCGACGGCGGCCCTGAATCGCAGCCGCTATCTGCTGCTGGTCTTCAGCGACAACCGCACCCCGGAAGAGCGGGCCAACGATGCCGCCGCGGCCCAGGAAGCCCAGGACCGGCAGGGCGGTGAGTCGGTCGCCCCGGCGCCAGCAGTTCCGGCGCCAGTCCCTGCCACCGTGCCAAAACCACAAGCGCCTGCATCGGCTGCACCGGCGGCACCGACACCCGCGCCGGCCGCTGCACCGGCTACGCCCGCTGCGAAACCGACCCGTTCGAGCACTCACGCGCCGGCGTCCCAGCCTGCCCGGCCCGCCGCCAAGCCGCCAGCCTCCACGCCGGACACCGCGCCAGCCACCAGGGGAGCACGAGAAGAATGA
- the rng gene encoding ribonuclease G, with the protein MSEEILINITPMESRVAVVENGVLQEVHVERTQKRGIVGNIYKGKVVRVLPGMQAAFVDIGLDRAAFIHASEISMREGPAVESISALVHEGQSLVVQVTKDPIGSKGARLTTQLSIPSRYLVYMPRTAHVGISLKIEDEAERERLKQVVSDCVEKEGIKEAGGFILRTAAEGAGADEILMDIRYLRRLWDQIAAQIKTIATPSVIYEDLGLALRTLRDLVSPKIEKIRIDSRETFQKTTQFVAELMPEIADRLEHYPGERPIFDLYGVEDEIQKALERKVPLKSGGYLVVDPAEAMSTIDVNTGAFVGHRNLEETIFKTNLEAATAIARQLRLRNLGGIIIIDFIDMEDEEHQRQVLRTLEKQLERDHAKTNIIGITELGLVQMTRKRTRESLEQVLCEPCSSCQGRGKLKTPETVCYEIFREILREARAYQATGYRVLANQKVVDRLLDEESGNVAELEAFIGRTIRFQVETMYSQEQYDVVLL; encoded by the coding sequence ATGAGTGAAGAGATCCTGATCAACATCACGCCGATGGAATCGCGCGTGGCGGTGGTTGAAAACGGTGTGCTGCAAGAGGTCCACGTCGAGCGCACGCAAAAGCGTGGCATCGTCGGCAATATCTATAAAGGCAAGGTGGTGCGGGTGCTGCCGGGCATGCAGGCGGCCTTCGTCGATATAGGCCTGGACCGCGCGGCGTTCATCCATGCGTCGGAAATTTCCATGCGCGAAGGGCCGGCCGTGGAGAGCATCAGCGCGCTGGTCCATGAAGGCCAGAGTCTGGTAGTGCAGGTCACCAAGGACCCCATCGGCTCCAAGGGCGCGCGCCTGACCACGCAACTGTCGATTCCGTCGCGCTACCTGGTGTACATGCCGCGCACCGCCCATGTCGGCATTTCCCTGAAAATCGAAGACGAAGCCGAGCGCGAGCGCCTCAAGCAGGTGGTCAGCGACTGCGTGGAAAAAGAAGGCATCAAGGAAGCCGGTGGTTTCATCCTGCGTACCGCCGCCGAAGGGGCCGGGGCCGATGAAATCCTCATGGACATCCGCTACCTGCGCAGGCTCTGGGACCAGATCGCCGCGCAGATCAAGACCATCGCCACCCCCAGCGTGATCTACGAAGACCTGGGCCTGGCGCTACGTACGCTGCGGGATCTGGTCAGCCCCAAGATCGAGAAAATTCGCATCGACTCCCGGGAAACCTTCCAGAAAACCACCCAGTTCGTCGCCGAGCTGATGCCGGAAATCGCCGACCGCCTCGAGCATTACCCTGGCGAGCGACCGATTTTCGATCTGTATGGCGTCGAAGATGAAATCCAGAAGGCCCTGGAACGCAAGGTGCCGCTCAAGTCCGGCGGTTACCTGGTGGTCGATCCGGCCGAAGCCATGAGCACCATCGACGTCAACACCGGGGCGTTCGTCGGCCATCGCAACCTGGAAGAAACCATCTTCAAGACCAACCTGGAAGCCGCCACCGCCATCGCCCGGCAACTGCGCCTGCGTAACCTGGGCGGGATCATCATCATCGACTTCATCGACATGGAAGATGAAGAGCACCAGCGCCAGGTGCTGCGGACCCTGGAAAAACAACTCGAACGCGATCACGCCAAGACCAACATCATCGGGATCACCGAGTTGGGCTTGGTGCAGATGACCCGCAAGCGCACCCGCGAAAGCCTTGAGCAGGTGCTGTGCGAACCGTGCAGCAGTTGCCAGGGCCGCGGCAAGCTCAAGACTCCGGAAACCGTGTGTTACGAAATCTTCCGCGAAATCCTCCGGGAGGCGCGCGCCTACCAGGCGACCGGCTATAGAGTGTTGGCCAACCAGAAAGTGGTCGATCGCCTGCTCGACGAGGAGTCAGGTAATGTCGCGGAGTTGGAAGCATTTATCGGGCGCACGATTCGCTTCCAGGTGGAAACCATGTATTCCCAGGAACAATACGACGTGGTGTTGCTCTGA